GGGAGGGGGATGCCGCCGCCGTCAGAGACCGTGGCCGGGTCGAGCGTGTCGGGCGCGGCGGGGGACGCCGAGGTCGAGTCGGTGGGAGGCTCCGCCGAGGCAGACGAGGCGGGGTCGGTGCAGGCGACGGCCAGCGCCGCGAGGGTGACGGCGAGTACGGAGGACGGGCGCATGAGCCCAGTCTACGCCGTGGCCGTCGTCAGCATCTCCGGCCCGACGTCGTCGAGCGCGTGGCAGCCGGCGAGCCCCATCGTCAGGTCCAACTCCGCGACGACGTTCTCGACGACGGTTCGTACCCCCCGCTCGCCGTCGATCGCGAGCCCGTAGACGTACGGCCGGCCGAGGAGGACGGCGTCGGCCCCCAGCGCGCGGGCCACGAACACGTCGGCGCCATTCCGGATTCCGCTGTCGAACAGGACCGGCATGCGCCCGTCGACGGCCTCGACCACGCCCGGCAGCGCGTCGAGGCTGGCCACCTCGGCGTCGATCTGGCGGCCCCCGTGGTTCGACACGACGACCCCGTCGACGCCCGCGTCGAGCGCCCGCCGCGCGTCGTCGGGGTGGAGGATGCCCTTGAGGACGACGGGGAGCGACGTGGCCTCGCGGAGGAGGCCGAGGTCGTCCCACGTCAGTGACGGGCGGGAGTAGGTCGCGACGAACCGCTGGACGGCCTTCCTGGCCTTCTGCGAGCGGAGGTTGTCGAGCGTCGCGCCCGGCACGCGCCGCGCCTGCCCCAGCCCGGCGCGGACGGTTGCCAGACGGAGGGGCGGGTCCGCCGGCGGGTCCGGCAGCGGGTGGTCGAGCTTCGACACGAACACGGGGTCGCTCGTGTACTGAGCGATCCCCATGCCGTGGAGGAAGGGGAGCGAGCCGAGGTCGAGGTCGCGCGGGCGCCACCCCAGGAGTGTCGTGTCGAGCGTGAGGACGATGGCCGAGCACCCGCACGCCTCCGCGCGG
This sequence is a window from Rubrivirga marina. Protein-coding genes within it:
- a CDS encoding alpha-hydroxy-acid oxidizing protein gives rise to the protein MSAPDLSGAGPRRQRAVYLDGLAGRTPAVPSAPAPLEDAARRAMSEEAWAYVAGEAGAERTVDANRAAFARHRIVPRVLRGAEPRDLSTALLGQALPAPLMLAPIGVLEMAHPDADLAVARAAAALGVPFVFSSQASVPMEATAAAMDAVRPGAPRLFQLYWSTDDDLVRSFVRRAEACGCSAIVLTLDTTLLGWRPRDLDLGSLPFLHGMGIAQYTSDPVFVSKLDHPLPDPPADPPLRLATVRAGLGQARRVPGATLDNLRSQKARKAVQRFVATYSRPSLTWDDLGLLREATSLPVVLKGILHPDDARRALDAGVDGVVVSNHGGRQIDAEVASLDALPGVVEAVDGRMPVLFDSGIRNGADVFVARALGADAVLLGRPYVYGLAIDGERGVRTVVENVVAELDLTMGLAGCHALDDVGPEMLTTATA